A single region of the Austwickia chelonae genome encodes:
- a CDS encoding DeoR/GlpR family DNA-binding transcription regulator has translation MSRHAQHHEISGISVHALADLSGASTVTIRRDLADLEGQGLLRRVHGGAVTVDRRGSPHPYAVRALENSSAKTAIASHVASLIGDGTSVVLDNGSTVTSVARALSGRPITALCLSLHAAVELGGGDATAVIVPGGRIAPGGLSADAASSIATLDNFRADTAVIGACSAAPSAGLTVTASEDAMVKRAILACSARVILAATGDKLARTSSFRFGQVEDLDDLVTTQDAPEQALDEFHAAGVHIHFAR, from the coding sequence ATGTCACGGCACGCTCAACACCACGAAATCTCCGGGATCAGCGTCCACGCTCTCGCAGATCTGTCCGGTGCCTCCACGGTGACGATTCGACGAGACCTCGCCGACCTCGAAGGGCAAGGACTGCTGCGCAGGGTGCACGGAGGTGCAGTCACTGTGGACCGTCGAGGATCTCCCCACCCCTACGCGGTGCGTGCCCTCGAGAACTCGTCGGCAAAAACCGCCATCGCCTCCCATGTCGCCTCGCTGATCGGCGATGGCACCTCCGTCGTGCTGGACAACGGTTCCACCGTGACTTCAGTTGCTCGAGCGCTCTCGGGACGCCCGATCACTGCGCTGTGTCTGAGCCTGCACGCCGCTGTGGAATTAGGCGGCGGAGACGCTACAGCGGTCATCGTCCCCGGTGGTCGGATCGCGCCCGGTGGCCTCAGCGCCGACGCCGCTTCCAGCATTGCGACCCTGGACAACTTTCGGGCCGATACCGCCGTCATCGGGGCCTGTTCGGCCGCACCGTCCGCAGGGCTGACGGTCACTGCATCGGAGGACGCCATGGTGAAACGAGCGATACTTGCCTGCTCGGCTCGAGTCATCCTCGCTGCCACCGGCGACAAACTGGCCCGCACCTCCAGCTTCCGCTTCGGGCAAGTCGAAGACCTGGACGACCTTGTCACCACTCAAGATGCCCCGGAACAGGCCCTGGACGAGTTCCATGCAGCCGGAGTGCACATCCACTTCGCACGATGA